One Ahaetulla prasina isolate Xishuangbanna chromosome 1, ASM2864084v1, whole genome shotgun sequence DNA window includes the following coding sequences:
- the LOC131188812 gene encoding cytochrome P450 1B1 isoform X1 yields the protein MNSSAYNARPRGLEEALRAGVPPMQDLLLLLLSLLLAFQAVKFLVFEWTRRRRLEPPGPFPWPLLGNAAQLGRAPHLAFGRLAATYGSVFQLRLGRWPVVVLSGERAIREALIRQGATFAGRPPFPSFQLVSGGRSLAFGGYSELWKLQRRLAHSTLRAFSARRLLEQPLLAEARTVVRLLVSACAGGAFVDPSRSLGVAVANVMSALCFGRRYSHADVEFRRLVGRNEQFGRTVGAGSVVDVLPWLQRFPNPVRSAFRAFRALNHEFYSFVRQKFLWHRNSLRPGDPLRDLMDAFIRLQQTQPGLPLEHVPATVTDIFGASQDTLSTALQWLLIFLIRYPEVQTKLQEEIDKVVGRNRLPCAEDQPHLPSVMAFLYESMRFSSFVPVTIPHSTTADTILMGYHIPKDTVVFINQWSVNHDPVKWPAPEVFNPARFLDESGFLNKDLASSVLIFSVGKRRCIGEELSKVQLFLFTAVLVHQCNFSANPKEDSKMDFTYGLTVKPKPFTLSVTLRDSMDLLDNAVQGLQAENASENGLFNT from the exons ATGAATTCTTCAGCATACAA CGCGCGCCCTCGCGGGCTGGAAGAAGCGCTCCGGGCCGGCGTGCCGCCAATGCAAGACTTGCTGCTCCTGCTCCTCTCGCTGCTGCTCGCCTTCCAGGCGGTGAAATTTCTGGTCTTCGAGTGGACACGACGGAGGAGGCTGGAACCGCCGGGTCCTTTCCCGTGGCCCCTTCTGGGCAACGCCGCTCAACTGGGCCGCGCCCCTCACCTAGCTTTCGGGCGCCTGGCGGCTACCTACGGCAGCGTTTTCCAGCTGCGCCTCGGCAGATGGCCGGTGGTAGTGTTGAGCGGCGAGCGCGCCATCCGCGAGGCCCTCATCCGCCAAGGGGCCACCTTCGCGGGTaggcctcctttcccttcctttcagcTGGTATCCGGCGGTCGCAGCTTGGCCTTCGGCGGCTACTCCGAGCTATGGAAACTGCAGAGGCGCTTGGCGCACTCGACCTTGCGCGCTTTCTCGGCGCGCCGCCTCCTGGAGCAGCCCTTGCTGGCCGAGGCGCGCACTGTGGTGCGTCTCCTGGTGAGCGCTTGCGCCGGCGGCGCCTTCGTAGATCCGTCTCGGAGCCTGGGGGTGGCCGTGGCTAACGTCATGAGCGCGCTTTGTTTCGGCCGCCGCTATAGCCACGCTGATGTCGAGTTCCGGCGGCTGGTGGGTCGAAACGAGCAGTTCGGGCGCACGGTGGGCGCCGGGAGCGTGGTCGACGTGCTGCCTTGGCTGCAGCGCTTTCCCAACCCGGTGCGCTCAGCCTTCCGCGCTTTCCGCGCCCTCAATCACGAGTTCTACAGTTTCGTCCGCCAGAAGTTTCTGTGGCATCGGAACAGTCTCCGCCCCGGAGACCCTCTACGCGACCTGATGGATGCCTTCATCCGCCTTCAGCAAACGCAGCCTGGCTTGCCTCTGGAGCATGTGCCGGCCACCGTCACGGACATCTTCGGCGCCAGCCAGGACACTCTCTCTACCGCCCTGCAGTGGCTCTTGATCTTCCTCATCAG GTACCCAGAGGTGCAAACTAAACTGCAAGAAGAAATAGACAAAGTCGTTGGCCGCAACCGCCTGCCCTGTGCTGAGGATCAGCCCCATTTGCCTTCTGTCATGGCTTTCCTATATGAATCTATGCGTTTCAGTAGCTTTGTGCCAGTTACCATTCCTCATTCCACCACAGCCGATACCATCCTGATGGGCTACCACATTCCCAAAGACACAGTGGTCTTCATCAATCAGTGGTCAGTGAACCACGACCCAGTGAAATGGCCTGCTCCAGAAGTTTTCAATCCAGCAAGATTCCTGGATGAGAGTGGATTCCTGAACAAGGACCTTGCTAGCAGCGTGCTGATTTTTTCAGTGGGCAAACGAAGGTGCATTGGAGAGGAGTTATCCAAAGTGCAGCTCTTTCTCTTTACTGCCGTCTTGGTCCACCAGTGCAATTTCAGTGCTAATCCAAAGGAAGATTCTAAAATGGATTTCACTTATGGCTTGACTGTTAAACCAAAGCCATTTACACTCAGCGTCACACTTCGAGATAGCATGGATCTGCTAGATAATGCTGTCCAGGGACTTCAGGCTGAAAACGCATCTGAAAATGGCTTGTTTAATACATGA
- the LOC131188812 gene encoding cytochrome P450 1B1 isoform X2, translating into MQDLLLLLLSLLLAFQAVKFLVFEWTRRRRLEPPGPFPWPLLGNAAQLGRAPHLAFGRLAATYGSVFQLRLGRWPVVVLSGERAIREALIRQGATFAGRPPFPSFQLVSGGRSLAFGGYSELWKLQRRLAHSTLRAFSARRLLEQPLLAEARTVVRLLVSACAGGAFVDPSRSLGVAVANVMSALCFGRRYSHADVEFRRLVGRNEQFGRTVGAGSVVDVLPWLQRFPNPVRSAFRAFRALNHEFYSFVRQKFLWHRNSLRPGDPLRDLMDAFIRLQQTQPGLPLEHVPATVTDIFGASQDTLSTALQWLLIFLIRYPEVQTKLQEEIDKVVGRNRLPCAEDQPHLPSVMAFLYESMRFSSFVPVTIPHSTTADTILMGYHIPKDTVVFINQWSVNHDPVKWPAPEVFNPARFLDESGFLNKDLASSVLIFSVGKRRCIGEELSKVQLFLFTAVLVHQCNFSANPKEDSKMDFTYGLTVKPKPFTLSVTLRDSMDLLDNAVQGLQAENASENGLFNT; encoded by the exons ATGCAAGACTTGCTGCTCCTGCTCCTCTCGCTGCTGCTCGCCTTCCAGGCGGTGAAATTTCTGGTCTTCGAGTGGACACGACGGAGGAGGCTGGAACCGCCGGGTCCTTTCCCGTGGCCCCTTCTGGGCAACGCCGCTCAACTGGGCCGCGCCCCTCACCTAGCTTTCGGGCGCCTGGCGGCTACCTACGGCAGCGTTTTCCAGCTGCGCCTCGGCAGATGGCCGGTGGTAGTGTTGAGCGGCGAGCGCGCCATCCGCGAGGCCCTCATCCGCCAAGGGGCCACCTTCGCGGGTaggcctcctttcccttcctttcagcTGGTATCCGGCGGTCGCAGCTTGGCCTTCGGCGGCTACTCCGAGCTATGGAAACTGCAGAGGCGCTTGGCGCACTCGACCTTGCGCGCTTTCTCGGCGCGCCGCCTCCTGGAGCAGCCCTTGCTGGCCGAGGCGCGCACTGTGGTGCGTCTCCTGGTGAGCGCTTGCGCCGGCGGCGCCTTCGTAGATCCGTCTCGGAGCCTGGGGGTGGCCGTGGCTAACGTCATGAGCGCGCTTTGTTTCGGCCGCCGCTATAGCCACGCTGATGTCGAGTTCCGGCGGCTGGTGGGTCGAAACGAGCAGTTCGGGCGCACGGTGGGCGCCGGGAGCGTGGTCGACGTGCTGCCTTGGCTGCAGCGCTTTCCCAACCCGGTGCGCTCAGCCTTCCGCGCTTTCCGCGCCCTCAATCACGAGTTCTACAGTTTCGTCCGCCAGAAGTTTCTGTGGCATCGGAACAGTCTCCGCCCCGGAGACCCTCTACGCGACCTGATGGATGCCTTCATCCGCCTTCAGCAAACGCAGCCTGGCTTGCCTCTGGAGCATGTGCCGGCCACCGTCACGGACATCTTCGGCGCCAGCCAGGACACTCTCTCTACCGCCCTGCAGTGGCTCTTGATCTTCCTCATCAG GTACCCAGAGGTGCAAACTAAACTGCAAGAAGAAATAGACAAAGTCGTTGGCCGCAACCGCCTGCCCTGTGCTGAGGATCAGCCCCATTTGCCTTCTGTCATGGCTTTCCTATATGAATCTATGCGTTTCAGTAGCTTTGTGCCAGTTACCATTCCTCATTCCACCACAGCCGATACCATCCTGATGGGCTACCACATTCCCAAAGACACAGTGGTCTTCATCAATCAGTGGTCAGTGAACCACGACCCAGTGAAATGGCCTGCTCCAGAAGTTTTCAATCCAGCAAGATTCCTGGATGAGAGTGGATTCCTGAACAAGGACCTTGCTAGCAGCGTGCTGATTTTTTCAGTGGGCAAACGAAGGTGCATTGGAGAGGAGTTATCCAAAGTGCAGCTCTTTCTCTTTACTGCCGTCTTGGTCCACCAGTGCAATTTCAGTGCTAATCCAAAGGAAGATTCTAAAATGGATTTCACTTATGGCTTGACTGTTAAACCAAAGCCATTTACACTCAGCGTCACACTTCGAGATAGCATGGATCTGCTAGATAATGCTGTCCAGGGACTTCAGGCTGAAAACGCATCTGAAAATGGCTTGTTTAATACATGA